From Phaeocystidibacter marisrubri, the proteins below share one genomic window:
- the rpmG gene encoding 50S ribosomal protein L33, producing the protein MAKKGNRVQVILECTEHKESGKPGTSRYITTKNKKNTPDRMELKKYNPILKRYTVHKEIK; encoded by the coding sequence ATGGCAAAGAAAGGAAACCGCGTCCAAGTGATCCTTGAGTGCACTGAGCACAAAGAGAGCGGAAAACCGGGTACTTCTCGGTACATCACTACCAAGAACAAAAAGAATACGCCAGATCGTATGGAGTTGAAGAAATACAACCCTATCCTCAAGCGTTACACTGTTCATAAAGAGATTAAGTAA
- a CDS encoding DUF4295 family protein, which yields MAKKVVATLKKEGSAMFTKVVRMVKQDNGSYAFEERIVTKDGTKDFFSK from the coding sequence ATGGCAAAGAAAGTAGTTGCAACCCTAAAGAAAGAGGGTTCTGCTATGTTTACCAAAGTGGTACGCATGGTGAAGCAAGATAACGGCTCATACGCCTTTGAAGAGCGCATCGTAACTAAAGACGGTACTAAAGATTTCTTTAGTAAGTAA
- a CDS encoding M48 family metallopeptidase: MKSVLTVILFASSLLSFGQTTLQASGNIPPLFRYEDRVEYMKQLSRDRSSTPGKFNKLKHELLYANEFMFSEYVTDGVVIFGDEITTYLNDIVDELIGEDSPLRDSITVYTLRSRVPNAFMTPNGRMFVTLGLVAQVQNETELAFTLAHEIGHFVYHDFERKLRNGWDLRQERKYSERDKERVENLSNMFSREREAQSDLYAAQILSNSDIYNPENAIEMFDVLLFSYLPIDEYEFSFDWILPDSVQLSQDLNVEGVNPIVAKDDEDDTDRTHPNIQYRRDQYIEEIIDVVDDEMKKRSANPSGDERFASVNKLARQEVIRVNLHDFAYPRAIYNAYVCAKLYPELTDEMRISTGMALHGLTNIKAHDFYGDINPEADETEGEIHRVYHFCENTSGSNIAAIAVAYNTQLHADFPDNDFVNRIYEASARDFVRLYSLHLSSYTADPKDLEPVQDTLSEEEFQALSKIDKIYYQRKLQGIDSDWLSPLMFKSPNKNQLEELLDRVKEEYENDSTSREGLDEVEYREMVWEESFDQTGQVYFDLDSVIFFEPWTYSYDKNFANFYRINFRDALELREKIAHISQELVYEYGSDHIRFVSSQVFDESTIDIYNDYITCALFVTEDRHRGAAQMVNSYQRELAAVADRTGMKYLAIPTISVKNAKWPTSGGAVLMYVFPPFWPFLVGAVFVFQDTDNTFMDVYDMKTGEKVGRMVHDYRGPMSTAASQMVVYEMLMQLQN; the protein is encoded by the coding sequence ATGAAATCAGTTCTAACTGTCATTTTGTTTGCTTCATCGCTACTCTCATTTGGCCAAACCACCCTTCAGGCCAGTGGAAATATTCCACCGCTCTTCCGCTACGAAGACCGAGTTGAGTACATGAAGCAACTTAGTCGTGACCGAAGCTCTACACCTGGTAAGTTTAACAAGCTTAAACACGAATTGCTCTACGCAAATGAGTTCATGTTTAGTGAATATGTTACAGACGGTGTAGTCATCTTTGGAGATGAAATCACAACTTACCTCAATGACATTGTGGATGAATTGATAGGAGAAGATTCACCTCTTCGCGATTCAATCACGGTCTATACACTTCGCTCAAGGGTTCCCAATGCATTTATGACGCCCAACGGACGAATGTTTGTGACCTTGGGCCTTGTGGCTCAGGTTCAGAATGAAACGGAGTTGGCATTCACCCTTGCCCATGAAATTGGTCACTTTGTATACCACGACTTTGAGCGCAAACTTCGCAACGGTTGGGACCTTAGACAGGAACGTAAGTATTCAGAGCGCGACAAAGAACGCGTAGAAAACTTGAGCAATATGTTCTCGAGGGAGCGAGAGGCTCAGTCTGATTTATACGCCGCTCAAATCCTTTCAAATTCCGACATCTACAATCCGGAGAACGCGATTGAAATGTTTGATGTACTCCTCTTCTCCTATCTGCCGATTGACGAATACGAATTCTCCTTCGATTGGATTCTACCGGACTCTGTTCAACTTTCGCAAGATTTGAATGTGGAAGGAGTGAATCCAATTGTGGCGAAAGACGATGAAGATGACACTGATCGTACGCATCCCAATATTCAATACCGAAGAGACCAATACATCGAAGAGATCATTGATGTGGTAGATGATGAAATGAAAAAGCGTTCTGCTAACCCATCGGGCGATGAACGCTTTGCATCGGTAAACAAATTGGCTCGCCAAGAAGTGATACGCGTGAATTTGCACGACTTCGCCTATCCAAGAGCTATCTACAACGCCTATGTATGTGCCAAACTCTATCCTGAGCTCACCGATGAAATGCGAATTTCAACAGGAATGGCTCTTCACGGACTGACCAACATCAAAGCCCACGATTTCTATGGTGACATCAACCCAGAAGCAGATGAGACCGAAGGTGAAATTCACCGTGTTTACCACTTTTGCGAGAACACTTCAGGATCGAACATTGCGGCCATAGCGGTTGCGTACAACACGCAGCTTCATGCCGATTTCCCGGACAATGACTTTGTGAATCGAATTTACGAGGCTTCTGCCCGCGACTTTGTACGTCTCTACTCCCTTCATTTGTCATCCTACACCGCCGACCCCAAAGATTTGGAGCCTGTACAAGACACCCTTTCTGAGGAGGAGTTCCAGGCCTTGAGTAAGATTGATAAGATCTACTACCAAAGAAAACTACAGGGGATTGATTCTGATTGGCTTTCACCGCTCATGTTCAAATCTCCAAATAAGAACCAACTTGAAGAACTTCTAGATCGAGTAAAAGAAGAATACGAAAACGACAGCACAAGCCGCGAAGGTTTGGACGAAGTAGAATACCGCGAAATGGTTTGGGAAGAGTCCTTTGATCAAACCGGACAAGTATATTTCGATTTAGATTCGGTGATTTTCTTTGAGCCATGGACCTATTCCTACGACAAGAACTTTGCTAATTTCTACCGAATCAACTTCCGTGATGCTTTGGAGTTGCGAGAAAAGATCGCGCACATTTCCCAAGAATTGGTTTATGAATACGGAAGTGACCATATTCGATTCGTATCTTCTCAAGTATTCGACGAATCCACAATTGACATTTACAACGATTACATCACTTGTGCACTCTTTGTAACGGAGGATCGTCACCGAGGTGCTGCTCAGATGGTCAACTCATATCAGCGTGAACTCGCTGCTGTTGCAGATCGCACGGGAATGAAGTACCTCGCAATTCCTACCATTAGCGTAAAAAATGCAAAGTGGCCAACTTCTGGTGGAGCCGTATTGATGTATGTATTCCCTCCTTTCTGGCCGTTCTTGGTGGGTGCTGTGTTTGTCTTTCAAGACACCGATAACACCTTTATGGATGTGTACGATATGAAAACCGGCGAAAAGGTGGGACGAATGGTACATGATTACAGAGGTCCAATGTCTACCGCCGCCAGTCAGATGGTCGTCTACGAAATGCTTATGCAACTCCAAAACTGA
- the ftsY gene encoding signal recognition particle-docking protein FtsY, with the protein MGLLGKLFGRSPEKDQRLDEGLEKTKENVFGKLARAVAGKSTVDADVLDNLEEVLITSDVGVETTVKIIERIEERVSRDKYMGTSELQVILREEIASLLAENRAGDGATFDLPDKKPYVIMVVGVNGVGKTTTIGKLASQFKSAGKKVVLGAADTFRAAAVDQLVVWSERAGVPIVKQGMGSDPASVAYDTLQSAVSQDADVVLIDTAGRLHNKVNLMTELGKIKRVMQKVIPDAPHEVLLVLDASTGQNALNQAVEFSKVTEVSALALTKLDGTAKGGVVIGISDQLQIPVKYIGVGEKIEDLQVFDRKTFVDRFFS; encoded by the coding sequence ATGGGATTATTAGGTAAACTTTTCGGACGTAGTCCGGAGAAGGACCAGCGACTTGATGAAGGTCTAGAGAAGACCAAAGAAAATGTTTTTGGAAAGTTAGCTCGTGCAGTTGCCGGTAAAAGTACGGTAGATGCTGATGTGCTTGACAACTTGGAGGAAGTATTGATTACATCCGACGTAGGGGTTGAGACAACCGTGAAAATCATCGAGAGAATTGAAGAGCGTGTTTCCCGCGACAAGTACATGGGAACCTCGGAACTTCAAGTGATTCTTCGAGAAGAAATAGCCTCACTCCTGGCAGAGAATCGCGCAGGCGATGGTGCTACTTTCGATTTACCCGACAAGAAGCCTTATGTGATTATGGTGGTTGGGGTGAATGGAGTAGGAAAAACTACCACTATTGGCAAGCTAGCGAGCCAATTTAAATCTGCCGGAAAGAAAGTGGTTCTCGGAGCGGCAGATACATTCCGCGCAGCCGCTGTAGATCAGTTAGTCGTGTGGAGTGAGCGTGCGGGTGTACCCATTGTGAAACAGGGGATGGGGTCCGATCCAGCTTCTGTAGCCTACGATACACTTCAGTCGGCGGTTAGTCAAGATGCAGACGTAGTCCTCATTGATACTGCGGGACGTTTGCACAACAAGGTCAACCTAATGACGGAGTTAGGGAAGATCAAACGCGTCATGCAGAAAGTGATTCCCGATGCACCACACGAAGTACTCCTAGTACTCGATGCATCAACTGGGCAAAACGCATTGAACCAAGCGGTGGAGTTTAGTAAGGTGACGGAAGTTTCGGCTTTGGCACTTACCAAACTCGATGGAACCGCTAAGGGAGGTGTGGTGATTGGTATTTCCGATCAGCTGCAAATTCCCGTGAAATATATTGGTGTTGGTGAGAAGATTGAAGATTTACAGGTATTCGACAGGAAGACCTTTGTAGATCGATTCTTTAGCTAA
- a CDS encoding outer membrane beta-barrel protein: MKKFISLFALCLFGFAAHAQMFSYGPVAGVGASTYAYDGGTASPQLSYQVGGFARFKLAFLYVQPEILFQSLSSKETDLDLVLTHNRFDVPVNVGWKFLMFDVNTGPMLSIPLTAKLDDLDVKEQYVGAYLSWQLGAGVELGPIHVGARYSYGIQDVIEDSDKTRWHNLFAHIEYQF; this comes from the coding sequence ATGAAAAAGTTCATTTCTCTCTTTGCATTGTGCCTTTTCGGTTTCGCCGCCCATGCACAAATGTTCTCCTATGGTCCAGTTGCAGGCGTCGGTGCCAGCACGTACGCTTACGACGGAGGTACGGCATCTCCGCAACTAAGCTACCAAGTAGGGGGATTTGCTCGATTTAAACTGGCATTTCTCTATGTGCAGCCAGAAATTCTCTTCCAATCTCTTTCTTCCAAAGAAACAGACTTAGACCTTGTTCTGACACACAACCGTTTTGATGTGCCTGTAAATGTGGGTTGGAAATTCTTGATGTTCGATGTGAATACAGGCCCAATGCTCTCCATTCCACTTACCGCTAAATTGGACGACCTAGATGTAAAGGAGCAGTATGTGGGGGCATACCTTTCTTGGCAGCTTGGAGCAGGGGTTGAACTTGGCCCTATTCACGTAGGCGCACGTTATAGCTACGGTATTCAAGATGTAATTGAAGATTCCGATAAAACGAGATGGCACAACTTGTTTGCACACATAGAATATCAATTCTAA
- a CDS encoding DUF4197 domain-containing protein: MRTKLTVALLGGLTLLTPSCDVLMTMSETMQTNMPLTEAEVSNGLKEALRVGITNAVTQTSQTDGYLNNSLIRIPFPPEAQKVKEALNNIGMNNLVKQFEESMNHAAENASAKATDIFVDAISKMTITDAMSILKGSDDAATQYLHRTTGSQLEAAFTPIVEDALKSVNVTQYWSDITTAYNQIPFVSPVNTDLTGYVTHSAIDGLFIMVANEEKEIRENPQARVNDILKRVFGSTEATRSSLSH; encoded by the coding sequence ATGAGAACCAAACTAACCGTTGCTTTACTGGGAGGCCTCACCCTCCTTACTCCTTCTTGTGATGTCCTAATGACAATGTCGGAGACGATGCAGACGAACATGCCACTAACGGAAGCTGAAGTTTCAAATGGACTGAAGGAGGCGCTTCGAGTAGGCATCACCAACGCCGTTACACAAACGAGTCAAACCGATGGCTACCTGAACAACTCTCTCATTCGCATTCCTTTCCCCCCCGAAGCACAGAAGGTGAAAGAAGCCCTGAACAACATTGGCATGAACAATCTGGTGAAACAGTTTGAAGAATCCATGAATCACGCTGCTGAAAATGCATCTGCCAAGGCAACGGATATTTTCGTGGATGCCATTTCAAAAATGACCATTACTGATGCCATGAGCATTCTAAAAGGAAGCGATGATGCCGCTACCCAGTATTTGCACCGTACTACCGGTTCTCAATTAGAAGCGGCTTTTACTCCAATTGTGGAAGACGCACTGAAATCTGTGAATGTAACACAGTATTGGTCGGACATCACTACCGCATACAATCAGATTCCATTCGTATCACCTGTCAATACTGATTTGACCGGATATGTAACTCACAGTGCAATTGATGGTCTGTTTATCATGGTCGCAAATGAAGAAAAAGAGATCAGAGAAAACCCTCAAGCAAGGGTTAATGATATTCTCAAAAGGGTGTTTGGGTCTACAGAAGCTACCCGTTCTTCCCTATCACACTGA
- a CDS encoding competence/damage-inducible protein A has protein sequence MQAEIITIGDEILIGQTIDTNSAWMGAALNDVGVDVCQVRSIRDTADAIVAALNSIHPDTKLVLMTGGLGPTKDDLTKYTLNDYFGGQLAYHEEVYAHIEALFARLNRVPNEMNRGQAMLPNVCTPLSNPNGTAPGMRFHKDGVFYVSMPGVPYEMKGIMSGEVLPWIESTFMDQPITHKTLLTHGVPESELAHMLEEWENELPEPLKLAYLPSPGSVKLRLTARTGDHLQNVATIERQFEKAKEILGDVVFGEDAQNLEGVIGVLLKRNHATFATAESCTGGSIAAKITSIPGSSSYFLGSIVSYSNEVKVHQLGVNEAEILVHGAVSENVVRQMAKGVQKRLHSTYSVATSGIAGPDGGTPDKPVGTVWICVAGPNSTKAEKFQFGNNRARNVKRSVLMALDMLRKMILEDEKRSI, from the coding sequence ATGCAGGCAGAGATAATCACCATAGGAGACGAGATTCTCATTGGTCAGACGATAGACACCAATTCTGCATGGATGGGTGCCGCTCTCAATGATGTGGGCGTAGATGTTTGTCAGGTTCGATCCATTCGAGACACAGCAGATGCTATTGTAGCTGCACTAAACTCCATTCACCCCGACACGAAACTGGTTTTGATGACGGGAGGGTTAGGGCCAACGAAAGATGATCTAACCAAGTATACCCTCAACGATTACTTTGGCGGGCAGTTGGCATATCACGAGGAGGTCTATGCTCATATTGAAGCTCTTTTCGCTCGACTCAATCGCGTTCCCAACGAGATGAATCGCGGTCAGGCCATGCTTCCCAACGTTTGTACTCCATTGTCCAATCCCAATGGAACGGCTCCAGGGATGAGGTTTCACAAGGATGGAGTGTTCTATGTTTCCATGCCAGGTGTTCCCTATGAAATGAAGGGAATCATGAGTGGTGAAGTTCTTCCTTGGATTGAATCCACATTTATGGATCAACCTATTACCCATAAAACACTACTCACGCACGGTGTTCCAGAATCGGAATTAGCTCATATGTTAGAGGAGTGGGAGAACGAGTTACCTGAACCGTTGAAGTTGGCCTATTTGCCGTCGCCAGGGTCTGTAAAACTCCGACTCACCGCGCGGACCGGAGATCATCTACAGAACGTTGCCACCATTGAGCGTCAGTTTGAAAAAGCAAAAGAAATTCTAGGTGATGTGGTGTTTGGAGAAGATGCTCAGAATCTTGAAGGAGTAATAGGTGTACTACTTAAGAGAAATCACGCTACCTTTGCAACCGCTGAAAGCTGCACCGGTGGAAGTATCGCGGCAAAAATAACTTCCATTCCAGGTTCCTCTTCCTACTTTTTAGGAAGCATAGTGTCCTATTCCAATGAAGTCAAAGTACATCAACTCGGTGTAAATGAGGCCGAAATATTGGTTCATGGAGCTGTAAGTGAAAACGTTGTTCGTCAAATGGCTAAAGGAGTGCAAAAGAGATTGCATTCGACCTATAGTGTGGCAACAAGCGGAATAGCAGGGCCAGATGGAGGAACACCGGATAAGCCAGTAGGCACGGTTTGGATATGTGTTGCAGGTCCAAATTCAACAAAAGCGGAAAAATTTCAATTTGGTAATAACCGCGCACGAAATGTCAAACGCTCAGTATTAATGGCACTTGACATGCTTAGGAAGATGATTTTAGAGGATGAAAAAAGGTCAATTTGA
- the rpmB gene encoding 50S ribosomal protein L28 codes for MSRVCELTGKKAMVGNHVSFSNKKNKRKFNVNLTRKRFYIPEEDKWITLRVSTSALKTINKKGISAVLKEARDNGMIAK; via the coding sequence ATGTCACGAGTTTGTGAATTGACGGGTAAAAAAGCCATGGTGGGAAACCACGTTTCGTTCTCTAACAAGAAGAACAAGCGCAAGTTCAATGTGAACTTGACCCGCAAGCGTTTTTATATCCCAGAGGAAGACAAGTGGATTACTTTAAGAGTTTCCACCTCTGCATTGAAGACAATCAATAAGAAAGGCATTTCTGCCGTGCTCAAAGAAGCACGCGATAATGGAATGATTGCCAAGTAA
- a CDS encoding M48 family metallopeptidase, protein MTKRYTPAWMLVILCTLFSSTFTFGQTYTESQGDIPDDLTYRHRLRQLERHEDAGWFASKKEDAKVDFDRYNEFFLNELLLSGDVLYGDDMTNYLNDIVDKLIASDRELRESIIVYTIKMDVPNAFMTADGHLFVSTGLLAQVQNETQLAFILAHEIGHFANNDVDREFDYNFEQSVRTTFGSKKSILSEYSYSKKLEESADEFATELLISSGAYNPENAIEIFDILLYSYLPFDEIEFNPHRLLPEGVSLPPTHIANEINEITAVDDYDDSESTHPNIKARREAYIDALLNAEFDKTVTESPLGVERFHAVQDIARKDVLRSDLIERDYSRAIYNAYVMTHRDSVVSPEIEAVIGYAIHAIAAYKVAGEYDEVAPDLEDVEGQSYGVNYFFEEISKLEATALAVSYNYALFKQFSDNSFIEMNYKESLKTLVVYFEKDHDDFIAAMDTTPVKDTLTDEEFEALSKLDKIRYKRELEGMGNQSWVSSVLHQFREDEQLIADFKTIRDASDESKSDYITINMSDIALSSSEIRNILNHEYALGINEAIVLAPSYIRLNEGKDNPLDIQETYYQRKHVSELMKYVFRQTRFQAHFLSPIDFRSNDGQDYRDFAFLRTWASEQLSHGRTVVNHSMQSEADALVERYGTPYVVMPLLLEIKEKDMSAQVLLGSLLYPVVLPFTAPWAIYEAFTPQYNQMFITFVFDLNNNEVMMVDIEEFDGSMSKDYASMIIYDAFFQIQNGK, encoded by the coding sequence ATGACAAAGAGATACACTCCCGCATGGATGCTGGTCATCCTATGCACACTCTTTTCTAGTACGTTTACTTTTGGTCAGACGTACACTGAATCTCAAGGTGATATTCCAGATGATTTGACCTATCGTCATCGTTTACGCCAGTTAGAACGTCACGAAGATGCCGGTTGGTTCGCCTCTAAAAAAGAAGACGCCAAAGTAGACTTCGATCGCTACAACGAATTTTTCCTCAATGAACTCCTCTTAAGTGGAGACGTTCTATATGGGGATGATATGACCAACTACCTCAACGACATCGTTGACAAGTTAATCGCTAGCGACCGTGAGCTTCGTGAATCCATTATTGTGTACACCATTAAAATGGATGTACCCAATGCCTTTATGACGGCAGACGGGCACCTATTCGTAAGCACGGGCTTGCTCGCACAGGTTCAAAACGAAACCCAGCTCGCATTCATCTTGGCTCATGAGATTGGTCACTTTGCGAACAACGACGTAGATCGCGAATTCGACTACAATTTCGAGCAATCCGTTCGCACTACTTTCGGTTCCAAGAAGAGCATCCTAAGCGAGTATTCCTACTCTAAGAAGTTGGAGGAAAGCGCTGATGAATTTGCCACGGAACTCTTGATTAGTAGTGGTGCTTATAACCCAGAGAATGCCATCGAAATCTTCGACATCCTTCTCTACTCCTACCTTCCATTTGATGAAATTGAATTCAATCCTCATCGTCTTTTGCCAGAAGGTGTGAGTCTCCCACCTACACACATTGCCAATGAGATCAACGAAATCACTGCTGTAGATGATTACGATGATTCTGAAAGCACCCACCCGAACATCAAGGCCAGAAGAGAAGCCTACATCGATGCTTTGCTGAATGCTGAATTCGATAAAACCGTAACCGAATCTCCACTAGGCGTAGAGAGATTCCACGCGGTTCAAGACATTGCTAGAAAGGACGTTCTCCGTTCTGATCTCATCGAAAGAGACTACAGTCGCGCGATTTACAACGCTTATGTAATGACGCACAGAGATTCTGTAGTTTCACCAGAAATCGAAGCCGTTATCGGTTACGCGATTCACGCGATTGCTGCCTACAAAGTAGCCGGTGAATACGACGAAGTTGCTCCAGATCTAGAAGACGTTGAAGGACAGAGCTACGGCGTGAATTACTTCTTTGAAGAAATTTCTAAGTTGGAGGCTACCGCTTTGGCTGTATCGTACAACTATGCACTCTTCAAGCAATTCTCGGACAATAGTTTCATCGAGATGAACTACAAAGAGTCGTTGAAAACACTAGTGGTTTATTTTGAAAAAGACCATGACGACTTCATTGCAGCAATGGATACGACACCAGTGAAAGATACGCTCACAGATGAAGAGTTTGAAGCACTATCTAAGTTGGATAAAATCCGCTACAAGAGAGAACTCGAAGGTATGGGTAACCAATCTTGGGTTTCTTCAGTACTTCATCAGTTTAGAGAAGACGAGCAACTCATTGCCGATTTCAAAACCATCCGTGATGCATCTGATGAATCCAAATCGGACTACATCACGATCAACATGTCGGACATTGCATTGAGCAGTAGTGAAATTCGAAATATCCTCAATCATGAATACGCTCTAGGCATCAACGAAGCGATTGTATTGGCTCCGTCCTACATCCGCTTAAACGAAGGAAAAGACAATCCACTCGACATCCAGGAAACGTACTATCAGCGCAAGCATGTAAGTGAATTGATGAAGTATGTATTCCGTCAGACTCGTTTCCAGGCTCATTTCCTCTCACCTATCGACTTCCGTTCAAATGACGGACAGGATTACAGAGATTTTGCCTTTTTGAGAACTTGGGCGTCAGAGCAATTGAGCCACGGTAGAACAGTTGTCAATCACAGTATGCAATCCGAAGCGGATGCATTGGTTGAGCGATATGGAACACCATACGTGGTAATGCCTCTACTATTAGAAATCAAGGAAAAAGACATGAGTGCACAAGTACTACTCGGTAGCTTACTTTACCCTGTCGTTCTACCTTTTACGGCTCCTTGGGCTATTTATGAAGCCTTTACACCGCAGTACAATCAGATGTTCATCACGTTTGTATTTGACTTGAACAACAATGAAGTAATGATGGTGGACATCGAAGAATTCGACGGATCCATGTCAAAGGATTACGCTTCAATGATCATTTACGACGCATTCTTCCAAATCCAGAACGGCAAATAA